Proteins encoded by one window of Silvibacterium dinghuense:
- a CDS encoding M20/M25/M40 family metallo-hydrolase, with product MKRPLALLAAALFPHLVVAQTTAPNSPPLTEPERAMVAYIDANEQAANDLLAKLVSINSGTHNLEGVREVGRILSAQLTDLGFQVRWVDMSQVGRAGVLVAEHPCPQPGHCGKRMLLIGHMDTVFEKNSPFQAYTPPAAGSTIATGPGTNDMKGGLVDMVYALKAMQTADVLKQAEITVVLSGDEEAHGEPVSISRRDMVEAARHSDVALEFEGTPRLHGIYYGSVSRRSSISWTIKASGETGHSSAIFSEEKGYGAIYEVARILDAFRTQLPEAGLTYNVGMILGGATVTVDKAGDNATVAAKGNIIPPTAYASGDIRTLSNEQTERVEQKMQAIVAQHLPKTGATISFGEGYPAMAATSESRAVLAILNQANASLGFTAMPELDPMKRGAGDIAFVADMVPGLAGVGATGDGAHAPGETIDLAAQPINTKRDAILMYRLSRIAQNADLVEAAKSAHGH from the coding sequence ATGAAACGACCGCTTGCCCTGCTTGCCGCCGCGCTGTTTCCTCATTTGGTTGTCGCCCAGACAACCGCGCCCAATAGCCCGCCGCTGACTGAGCCGGAGCGTGCGATGGTTGCCTATATCGATGCGAACGAGCAGGCTGCGAATGATCTGCTTGCAAAGCTGGTCTCGATCAATAGCGGCACGCATAACCTCGAGGGTGTGCGCGAGGTCGGCAGGATTCTCAGCGCACAACTTACGGATCTTGGTTTTCAGGTGCGATGGGTCGATATGAGCCAGGTGGGCCGCGCTGGTGTGCTTGTTGCTGAGCATCCCTGCCCGCAGCCTGGACATTGTGGCAAGCGCATGCTGCTGATCGGCCACATGGATACCGTCTTCGAGAAGAACAGCCCTTTTCAGGCTTATACCCCGCCGGCTGCCGGAAGTACCATTGCAACCGGTCCCGGCACAAATGATATGAAGGGTGGTCTCGTGGACATGGTTTACGCGCTCAAGGCCATGCAGACCGCTGATGTGTTGAAGCAGGCCGAAATCACGGTGGTGCTGAGTGGCGACGAAGAGGCGCACGGTGAACCGGTCAGCATTTCCCGGCGCGACATGGTGGAGGCCGCACGCCACAGTGATGTTGCTCTGGAATTTGAGGGAACGCCCAGGCTTCACGGTATTTATTACGGGTCCGTAAGCCGCCGCAGTTCGATCTCCTGGACAATCAAGGCAAGCGGTGAAACAGGCCACTCTTCAGCTATCTTCTCCGAAGAAAAAGGCTATGGCGCCATCTATGAAGTGGCTCGTATCCTGGACGCCTTCCGTACGCAGTTACCCGAAGCCGGGCTTACATACAACGTTGGCATGATCCTGGGTGGCGCGACTGTCACCGTGGATAAGGCAGGGGATAACGCAACCGTAGCGGCAAAAGGCAATATCATTCCGCCGACGGCCTACGCCAGTGGCGATATCCGGACGCTTTCGAATGAGCAGACTGAGCGTGTAGAGCAGAAGATGCAGGCCATCGTTGCTCAGCATCTGCCAAAGACAGGAGCAACGATCAGTTTTGGAGAAGGTTATCCGGCGATGGCTGCAACCTCGGAGAGTCGCGCGGTGCTCGCCATCCTGAATCAGGCTAATGCCAGCCTCGGATTCACAGCGATGCCGGAACTCGATCCGATGAAGCGTGGTGCGGGTGACATTGCTTTTGTCGCGGACATGGTGCCTGGACTTGCAGGCGTAGGGGCTACAGGGGACGGTGCACATGCGCCAGGGGAGACCATTGATCTTGCCGCGCAACCGATCAACACCAAGCGCGATGCGATTCTGATGTACCGTCTGAGCCGTATCGCTCAGAACGCGGATCTCGTCGAGGCGGCAAAGTCTGCACACGGACACTGA
- the acs gene encoding acetate--CoA ligase, with protein sequence MTSLSSSDTTLSSSLRENRVFPPPEEFAAKAHVKNLAEYEALYARSVSDPDGFWNEVAQELHWFKPWEKTLEWDLPWAKWFVGGKTNLSYNCLDRHVENGKKDKVAILWEGEPGEVRKLTYGDLLAQVEKFANVLKSLGIRKGDRVAIYMGMAPELAVALLACARIGAVHSVIFGGFAANAIVDRVNDAQCVAVITQDTSFRRGSQVKLKATVDEALPHCPSVKNVVVYRRSGADVTMQAGRDHWWHELAEKVEDRCPAEELDSEDPLYILYTSGTTGKPKGLVHTTGGYAVGTYLTSKLVFDLRDDDVYWCSADIGWVTGHSYVVYGPLQNGVTVLMYEGAPNCPDYDRFWKIIDQHKVTVFYTAPTAIRAFIKWGDQYPLRYDLSSLRLLGTVGEPINPEAWMWYRDVIGKGRCPIVDTWWQTETGAIMISPLPGAVAAKPGSATRPFPGIVPEIVTKEGEPVPAGHGGLLVIRRPWPSMARTIYNDPERYKQAYWTEVPGSYFTGDGARKDEDGYFWLMGRVDDVINVSGHRLGTMEIESALVAHPKVAEAAVVGRPDELKGQGIAAFVTLESGNEPTAELREELRKWVAKEIGALARPDDLRFTEQLPKTRSGKIMRRLLRELATHGEIKGDTTTLEDFSVLAKLREQDE encoded by the coding sequence ATGACGTCGTTGTCCAGTTCCGACACCACTTTGAGTTCTTCGCTGCGTGAGAATCGTGTTTTTCCGCCGCCGGAGGAGTTTGCGGCGAAGGCGCACGTGAAGAACCTTGCCGAATATGAAGCACTGTATGCCAGGTCTGTGTCCGATCCAGATGGCTTCTGGAATGAGGTCGCGCAGGAACTGCACTGGTTCAAGCCGTGGGAGAAGACGCTCGAGTGGGATCTGCCCTGGGCGAAGTGGTTTGTGGGCGGAAAGACAAATCTTTCGTACAACTGCCTCGATCGCCATGTAGAGAACGGCAAAAAGGATAAGGTCGCCATCCTGTGGGAGGGCGAGCCGGGCGAGGTGCGGAAGCTTACCTACGGCGACCTGTTGGCGCAGGTGGAGAAGTTTGCCAATGTGCTGAAGTCGCTGGGCATCCGGAAGGGCGATCGGGTTGCTATCTACATGGGCATGGCTCCCGAGCTGGCTGTCGCTCTGCTGGCTTGTGCGCGCATCGGCGCGGTGCATTCGGTGATCTTTGGCGGCTTTGCAGCAAATGCCATTGTGGATCGTGTGAATGACGCGCAGTGCGTCGCGGTGATCACGCAGGATACGTCATTCCGCCGTGGTTCGCAGGTAAAGCTGAAGGCCACCGTGGACGAAGCCCTGCCACATTGCCCGAGCGTGAAGAATGTAGTGGTCTATCGCCGTTCCGGTGCGGATGTGACGATGCAGGCAGGGCGCGACCACTGGTGGCATGAGCTTGCAGAGAAGGTTGAGGATCGTTGCCCGGCAGAAGAGCTGGACTCCGAAGATCCGCTGTATATCCTCTACACCTCCGGCACGACAGGAAAACCCAAGGGGCTGGTGCATACGACAGGCGGATACGCCGTAGGCACCTATCTCACCAGCAAGCTGGTCTTCGATCTGCGCGATGACGATGTGTACTGGTGCTCGGCCGATATCGGTTGGGTGACGGGCCACTCCTACGTCGTATACGGCCCGCTGCAGAATGGCGTGACGGTGCTCATGTACGAAGGCGCACCCAACTGCCCGGACTACGATCGCTTCTGGAAGATCATCGATCAACACAAGGTGACGGTTTTTTACACCGCTCCAACTGCGATCCGTGCCTTCATCAAGTGGGGCGACCAGTATCCGCTGCGGTACGATCTGAGTTCGCTGCGCCTGCTGGGAACGGTAGGAGAGCCGATCAACCCCGAAGCCTGGATGTGGTACCGCGATGTGATCGGCAAGGGGCGCTGCCCGATTGTGGATACGTGGTGGCAGACGGAGACCGGAGCCATCATGATCAGTCCGCTGCCCGGCGCGGTTGCGGCCAAGCCTGGATCGGCGACGCGGCCTTTTCCGGGCATTGTGCCTGAGATTGTGACAAAAGAAGGCGAGCCGGTTCCGGCCGGCCACGGCGGATTGCTGGTAATCCGCCGGCCCTGGCCCTCGATGGCGCGAACCATCTACAACGATCCGGAGCGCTACAAGCAGGCCTATTGGACGGAAGTTCCTGGCTCATACTTCACCGGCGATGGCGCGCGGAAGGATGAAGACGGCTACTTCTGGCTGATGGGCCGCGTGGACGATGTGATCAACGTGAGCGGCCACCGGCTGGGCACGATGGAAATTGAGTCGGCTCTCGTGGCACATCCCAAGGTGGCTGAGGCCGCGGTCGTGGGTCGTCCGGACGAGCTGAAAGGGCAGGGAATCGCAGCCTTCGTAACGCTCGAGAGTGGCAATGAGCCGACAGCAGAGCTGCGCGAGGAGCTGCGCAAGTGGGTGGCGAAGGAGATCGGCGCGCTGGCGCGTCCTGACGACCTGCGCTTCACCGAACAGCTGCCAAAAACGCGCTCAGGCAAAATCATGCGGCGGCTGCTGCGTGAACTGGCAACACACGGAGAGATCAAGGGCGATACGACAACGCTCGAAGATTTCAGCGTGCTGGCCAAGCTCCGCGAGCAGGACGAGTAG
- the kdsB gene encoding 3-deoxy-manno-octulosonate cytidylyltransferase: MIPHQNQRVLGVIPARLGSTRLPRKVLREIAGQPMLSWVYHAARACTLLDQVLIATDSEEVLSYAQQHGLPTVFTPADCASGSDRVHAVGESIPADIYVNIQGDEPLLRPEHLDALLAPMSDPAVQVTTLATDCTPANIANPNAVKVVTSASGRALYFSRAGIPYDRDQAGSVPYRKHLGIYAYRKEALKRFPTLPPSRLEAIEKLEQLRFLENDIDIYVSYTPYDTIGVDTEEDLHAVEALLLTRPRP, encoded by the coding sequence TTGATACCTCATCAGAATCAACGCGTTCTCGGCGTCATTCCAGCCCGCCTCGGTTCCACGCGACTCCCCCGCAAAGTGCTGCGCGAAATCGCAGGACAGCCCATGCTCTCCTGGGTCTATCACGCTGCACGCGCCTGCACGCTGCTCGATCAGGTTCTGATCGCAACCGACTCGGAGGAAGTGCTCAGCTACGCGCAACAGCACGGCCTGCCTACCGTCTTTACGCCGGCGGACTGCGCCAGCGGCAGTGATCGCGTGCATGCCGTCGGTGAATCGATCCCCGCCGATATCTACGTCAATATTCAGGGCGACGAGCCTCTTCTCCGGCCGGAACACCTGGATGCGCTGCTGGCCCCCATGAGCGATCCGGCCGTGCAGGTCACAACGCTGGCCACAGACTGCACCCCGGCGAATATCGCCAATCCCAATGCGGTGAAGGTCGTCACCTCCGCCAGCGGACGCGCATTGTATTTTTCCCGCGCCGGCATTCCCTACGATCGTGACCAGGCCGGCTCTGTTCCCTACCGCAAGCACCTTGGCATCTATGCTTATCGCAAAGAAGCGCTGAAACGCTTCCCCACGCTTCCGCCAAGCCGACTCGAAGCGATAGAAAAACTGGAACAACTGCGTTTTCTCGAAAACGATATCGATATTTACGTGTCCTATACCCCATACGACACCATCGGAGTCGACACGGAAGAGGATCTTCACGCTGTGGAAGCGTTGCTGCTTACACGGCCCCGGCCTTAG
- a CDS encoding mechanosensitive ion channel domain-containing protein produces the protein MNHWKRTLHLQPSSPGAGKTRSRHKPHRVLATACTLTVATFSGISGIMANGQQPVTVDVKARSQDVIAHLNAVLRFYRATSTPIQKVGEPNDIVYRDQAVALSMQAANLAFQSGNAEAGLLTSYEQQHGGAQSAATGNSQADRLQQALTKVEGQQATLKTSIAALDKQMAAGRVKNMAALQAQRKGQQESLDLSDAMYDALKKIINTSGTAGASQLTTDIGNLQRSVPELTSQAKPVAEQLTTLDASRSAGVSSQTITLFQLLSTEHSLDTLIQQNESLRQQAIAFRAPLSSIAHNLVLRGQQLSQQTLQTAPNNTGASTEQATDTELLAVTAGFRSVAAASVPLSQEVVVLEQSEANLKAWQAAVDREYKSILHSLLLRLLVIAIALVVIFLAGELWTRAANKYVRDRRRRRQLLMTRRVVVGFLSALVLLFGFITQFNSLATFAGFITAGIAVGLQTILLSVAAYFFIIGKYGIKVGDRITIASVTGDVIDVGLVRFYVMELAGSGTELKPSGRVAVFSNSVLFQAGTPLYKQLPGSDFAWHELLVKFTANADTKKASEQLLKVMHTVYDEYRHAIEQDHHDLERWMQVSSAMPEIESRVQFLGGAVQLWARFPVQLRRAAVIDEELTSALLELLTTNTELRSAVDGLPIIQPSVRG, from the coding sequence TTGAATCATTGGAAGCGGACGCTGCACCTGCAGCCATCCTCCCCGGGCGCCGGAAAAACACGCTCAAGGCATAAGCCTCACCGCGTCCTGGCTACAGCATGCACGCTGACTGTTGCTACCTTTTCAGGCATTTCCGGCATCATGGCCAACGGCCAGCAGCCTGTGACCGTCGATGTCAAAGCGCGCAGTCAGGATGTGATTGCCCATCTCAATGCGGTCCTTCGGTTTTATCGCGCGACCTCTACCCCGATCCAGAAAGTCGGCGAACCGAATGACATCGTGTACCGCGATCAGGCGGTGGCACTTTCCATGCAGGCAGCCAACCTTGCGTTTCAGTCAGGAAATGCAGAGGCCGGCCTGCTCACAAGCTATGAACAGCAACATGGCGGCGCGCAGTCTGCGGCCACAGGCAACTCCCAGGCAGACCGACTGCAGCAGGCGCTTACAAAAGTAGAAGGCCAGCAGGCCACGCTGAAAACAAGCATCGCCGCCCTCGACAAGCAGATGGCCGCAGGCAGAGTAAAGAATATGGCGGCGCTGCAGGCGCAGCGCAAAGGCCAGCAGGAATCTCTCGACCTGTCTGACGCCATGTATGACGCCCTCAAGAAGATCATTAACACCTCGGGCACGGCGGGTGCCTCCCAGCTGACAACAGATATCGGCAACCTGCAGCGATCGGTCCCCGAGCTGACCAGCCAGGCAAAGCCCGTTGCCGAGCAGCTTACAACCCTCGACGCTTCACGTTCGGCCGGCGTCAGCAGCCAGACCATCACGCTCTTCCAGTTGCTCAGCACCGAGCACTCGCTCGACACCCTCATCCAGCAGAACGAGTCCCTGCGGCAACAGGCCATCGCCTTCCGCGCTCCGCTCTCCAGCATCGCTCACAACCTTGTGCTGCGCGGACAGCAGCTATCGCAACAGACTCTGCAGACAGCCCCGAATAACACGGGTGCAAGCACCGAACAGGCAACGGACACAGAGCTATTGGCCGTCACGGCGGGTTTCCGGTCGGTTGCTGCCGCCAGTGTGCCTCTCAGCCAGGAGGTAGTCGTCCTGGAGCAGAGTGAAGCCAATCTCAAGGCCTGGCAGGCTGCGGTCGATCGGGAATACAAGAGCATCCTGCATTCCCTGCTGCTGCGCCTGCTGGTGATTGCGATTGCGCTGGTTGTTATCTTTCTCGCCGGCGAGCTCTGGACACGAGCGGCCAACAAGTATGTCCGCGATCGGCGTCGGCGCCGTCAGCTGTTGATGACGCGCCGCGTGGTGGTCGGATTTCTTTCTGCCCTGGTCCTGCTGTTCGGTTTCATTACGCAGTTCAACTCGCTGGCCACATTCGCCGGTTTCATTACCGCCGGTATCGCAGTCGGACTGCAGACAATCCTGCTGTCTGTCGCCGCCTACTTCTTCATCATCGGCAAATATGGCATTAAGGTCGGAGACCGCATCACCATCGCCTCCGTCACCGGCGATGTCATTGACGTCGGCCTGGTCCGCTTTTATGTCATGGAGCTTGCCGGCAGCGGCACCGAGCTCAAGCCCAGCGGCCGGGTTGCCGTATTTTCAAACTCGGTGCTCTTCCAGGCCGGCACACCACTCTACAAGCAACTTCCGGGCAGCGATTTTGCCTGGCATGAGTTGCTCGTCAAATTCACCGCAAATGCCGACACCAAGAAAGCCTCCGAGCAACTTCTCAAGGTCATGCATACGGTCTACGACGAGTACCGCCATGCCATCGAGCAGGATCACCATGATCTCGAACGCTGGATGCAGGTATCCTCGGCCATGCCGGAGATCGAATCCCGCGTTCAGTTCCTCGGCGGCGCGGTGCAGCTCTGGGCACGTTTCCCTGTACAGCTTCGCCGTGCGGCGGTGATCGACGAAGAACTTACCTCTGCGCTGCTTGAACTTCTCACCACCAATACAGAACTACGCTCGGCGGTCGACGGCCTGCCGATCATCCAACCCTCGGTCAGGGGATAG
- a CDS encoding MFS transporter has translation MASPFRSLASHQRHAFAACFLGWSLDAFDFFILVFCVSAIAGDFHATTSAVTEALFLTLAFRPVGAFLFGWLADKYGRRPALMLNVACYSVFELACAFTTSLHELYWLRALFGIAMGGEWGVGAALAFETLPKEGRGFFSGLLQEGYAVGYLAAAAAYALLFPHFVHMSWHGYNFGWRGMFLVGAAPALLVLYIGLKVEESPVWRERQAAGAAREKAPKLSFGELVRYAPTFLFLVLLMTCFNAFSHGTQDLYPTFLQKDHHFSAALTGSIGIVYNIGALLGGVFFGGLSERFGRKRTIIVAALLSLPMIPLYALSHSLYTLAAGAFLMQFMVQGAWGVVPAYLSELSPGPVRATFPGLAYQLGNLITSRNSVLQARAAERFGGYGKVLAVTVLLVAGFLALVTAFGRESRGADLNA, from the coding sequence ATGGCGAGCCCCTTCCGCAGTCTTGCTTCTCACCAGCGCCATGCTTTTGCTGCCTGTTTCCTCGGCTGGTCGCTGGATGCCTTCGATTTCTTCATACTCGTCTTTTGTGTTTCGGCCATCGCTGGAGATTTCCATGCGACGACATCCGCTGTCACCGAGGCGCTCTTTCTTACGCTGGCCTTCCGCCCCGTAGGAGCATTTCTCTTCGGCTGGCTTGCGGATAAGTATGGCCGGCGCCCTGCATTGATGCTGAACGTGGCCTGCTACTCCGTCTTTGAGCTCGCCTGCGCTTTCACCACCTCGCTGCATGAGCTCTATTGGCTGCGTGCGCTCTTTGGTATTGCCATGGGCGGAGAATGGGGCGTGGGTGCGGCGCTTGCCTTTGAAACGCTGCCAAAGGAAGGGCGCGGCTTCTTCTCCGGGCTTCTGCAGGAAGGATATGCCGTCGGTTATCTTGCCGCAGCGGCTGCGTACGCGCTGCTTTTTCCTCATTTCGTGCATATGAGCTGGCATGGTTACAACTTCGGCTGGCGCGGGATGTTCCTGGTGGGCGCGGCTCCGGCCCTGCTGGTGCTGTATATCGGCCTGAAGGTGGAGGAGTCGCCGGTTTGGCGTGAGAGGCAGGCTGCTGGAGCCGCGCGTGAGAAAGCGCCGAAGCTGTCGTTCGGTGAGTTGGTGCGCTACGCACCGACGTTCCTGTTCCTGGTTCTGCTGATGACCTGCTTCAATGCTTTCTCGCATGGCACGCAGGACCTATATCCGACGTTCTTACAGAAAGATCATCACTTCTCGGCAGCCCTCACTGGTTCCATCGGGATCGTCTACAACATCGGGGCGTTGCTCGGCGGCGTCTTCTTCGGCGGTCTGTCGGAACGCTTTGGGCGCAAGCGGACCATCATTGTGGCTGCATTGCTCTCCCTGCCGATGATCCCGCTCTACGCGCTGTCGCACTCGCTATATACGCTGGCCGCCGGAGCATTTCTGATGCAGTTCATGGTGCAGGGCGCGTGGGGTGTGGTGCCGGCCTATCTCAGCGAGCTTTCCCCCGGTCCGGTGCGTGCGACCTTTCCAGGCCTCGCCTATCAGCTGGGCAACTTGATTACTTCGCGCAACTCTGTTCTACAGGCTCGTGCGGCGGAGCGTTTTGGTGGATATGGAAAGGTGCTGGCGGTCACCGTGCTGCTGGTCGCTGGATTCTTAGCACTGGTGACCGCGTTTGGTCGGGAGTCTCGAGGCGCGGATCTGAACGCCTGA
- a CDS encoding response regulator transcription factor, translating into MAEFTPEQQEAKQGESTAQAGKPLIRILLADSQAIYRVGMRKVFALEDDIRVVGQVERMDDLHAALTRHPSDVLLLEGNLIAGTTDAIPEIVRIAPEIKIIVQTVGTDEAHTVELYRRGVRGIIPRSIAPELLVKCVRKIAGGETWIDNQSVNWVIEAYRSQATAITNPKSQPRLSPKELSIIACITQGKRNKEIAFQLGTTEQVVKNYLRKIYDKLGVSDRLELALYCLHHQIHKKATEQEAVAAVKTANGSGAHQP; encoded by the coding sequence ATGGCCGAATTCACTCCTGAACAACAAGAGGCGAAGCAGGGAGAGAGCACCGCGCAGGCGGGCAAGCCGCTCATCCGTATCCTTCTCGCCGACTCTCAGGCGATATACCGCGTTGGCATGCGTAAGGTATTCGCGCTCGAGGATGACATCCGTGTCGTGGGCCAGGTGGAACGCATGGACGATCTTCATGCAGCGCTGACTCGCCATCCATCCGATGTTCTGCTGCTTGAGGGCAACCTGATTGCCGGAACAACCGATGCCATCCCGGAGATCGTTCGCATTGCTCCGGAGATCAAGATCATCGTGCAGACGGTGGGTACTGACGAGGCGCATACGGTTGAGCTCTACCGCCGTGGCGTGCGCGGGATTATTCCTCGTTCGATTGCGCCCGAGCTGCTGGTGAAATGCGTGCGGAAGATCGCCGGCGGCGAAACCTGGATCGACAATCAATCGGTGAACTGGGTCATCGAAGCCTACCGTTCGCAGGCGACAGCCATCACCAATCCGAAGTCGCAGCCCAGGCTTTCTCCCAAGGAGCTTTCGATTATTGCCTGCATCACGCAGGGCAAGCGCAATAAGGAGATCGCCTTCCAGCTGGGAACGACAGAGCAGGTGGTGAAGAACTACCTCCGCAAGATCTACGACAAGCTGGGAGTTTCCGATCGCCTGGAGCTGGCACTCTATTGCTTGCATCATCAAATCCATAAGAAGGCGACGGAGCAGGAAGCCGTGGCCGCCGTGAAGACGGCAAATGGAAGCGGAGCGCACCAGCCCTGA
- a CDS encoding PilZ domain-containing protein — MYLPEFRVGLQHPIADVAGANGVVPEELRSRGAVRFPICLPIHVIVGVECYEGYTKDISASGILFQISELLSPGDAVEFFVEIPEGIIGNKQSAAVHCAGRVVRSYREQTSAYAAAVIDHYSFQ; from the coding sequence ATGTACTTGCCGGAGTTCCGTGTGGGATTGCAGCATCCGATTGCTGACGTTGCAGGAGCGAATGGTGTGGTTCCAGAGGAGCTCAGGTCCCGCGGAGCGGTTCGCTTTCCGATTTGTCTTCCCATCCATGTCATTGTGGGGGTGGAGTGTTACGAAGGGTATACGAAGGACATTTCGGCGAGCGGGATTCTATTCCAAATAAGTGAATTGTTGTCTCCGGGAGATGCGGTGGAGTTTTTCGTCGAGATCCCGGAGGGCATTATCGGAAATAAGCAATCAGCAGCTGTGCACTGTGCGGGGCGAGTGGTGAGATCGTATCGCGAACAGACCAGCGCATATGCAGCGGCAGTCATTGACCATTACAGCTTTCAGTAA